A single genomic interval of Sander lucioperca isolate FBNREF2018 chromosome 9, SLUC_FBN_1.2, whole genome shotgun sequence harbors:
- the LOC116042334 gene encoding cornifelin homolog A-like, whose amino-acid sequence MSKMVVTQPRPFITTSIYNDWTSGICECFQDLPQCCLAFWCLPCFNCKTAHEAGECVCLPLLDVFGCIPPIATALRVSVRQRYGIEGTVCNDCVYACCCGPCSWCQIAREIKTRKNAII is encoded by the exons ATGTCTAAGATGGTTGTGACCCAGCCGAGGCCCTTCATCACAACCTCCATATACAATGACTGGACCTCTGGCATCTGTGAATGCTTCCAAGACCTGCCCCAGT gttGCTTGGCCTTCTGGTGTCTTCCTTGCTTCAACTGTAAGACAGCCCACGAGGccggggagtgtgtgtgtttacctctgCTGGATGTTTTTGGATGCATCCCTCCTATAGCCACAGCCCTCAGGGTGTCAGTACGGCAACGATATGGAATTGAG GGTACAGTTTGCAATGACTGCGTGTACGCCTGCTGCTGCGGGCCCTGCAGCTGGTGTCAAATAGCAAGAGAGATCAAAACGAGGAAGAATGCCATTATATAG
- the LOC116042333 gene encoding UDP-glucuronosyltransferase 2B15-like — translation METQILAHSGSGDQAICLGFDTTRPGNASMMISIFLTGLCFLFLGPTCCSGSRILVVPVDGSHWINMEVILRELHSRGHIMTVLRSDKSWYIPSNSSIFTSINVTMLEDEAADINYYNKMLLDVMERRRLPTFIRTFYQQYLITYMLAKGHEIMARSVSTMLDDPVFMKKMQDSKFDLILTDPALPIGVVLGSYLKLPMVFNVRWINTGEGHLTIAPSPVSYVPVSGSELHDQMDFLERTKNMLHSIYSFVEQHFFINPAYSDVFQRYFPPGTDLLSLELAADIWLVRTDFVFEFPRPTMPNVVYIGGFQCTKSGPLPVELEAFMQSSGEHGVVVMSLGSLVSALPRETTEAIAAAFAQLPQKVVWRFVGERPSSLGNNTLLVKWLPQKDLLGHPKTRAFVAHGGTNGMYEAIYHGVPVLGLPLLFDQFDNLLRLKERGAARVMEANSLTKEDFLEALKDILETPSYRNNIQRLSQLHHDQPMSPMDTAIFWIEYVIRNKGAAHLQSAGFSLPWYSYFCLDVAVLIMALTGAFVWASVLVCKVICCRSSRRKSKAE, via the exons ATGGAAACACAGATCTTGGCTCACTCAGGATCTGGAGATCAAGCCATATGTCTGGGTTTTGATACAACAAGACCAG GGAATGCCAGCATGATGATCTCTATATTTCTGACAGGGCTCTGCTTCCTGTTTCTCGGGCCCACTTGTTGCAGTGGCAGCAGGATCCTAGTAGTGCCCGTTGATGGCAGCCACTGGATCAACATGGAGGTGATCCTCCGAGAGCTGCACTCCAGAGGCCACATCATGACTGTGCTGCGCTCTGACAAGAGCTGGTACATCCCTAGTAACTCTTCCATTTTTACTTCTATTAATGTGACCATGCTGGAGGATGAGGCGGCGGACATTAACTACTACAATAAAATGCTACTAGATGTTATGGAACGCCGCAGGTTGCCGACGTTTATACGCACCTTCTATCAACAGTACTTAATCACATACATGTTGGCAAAGGGCCATGAGATCATGGCCAGATCAGTTTCTACAATGTTAGATGACCctgtttttatgaaaaaaatgcaAGACTCTAAATTTGACTTAATATTAACGGACCCTGCTCTGCCTATAGGTGTTGTTTTGGGTAGTTACCTTAAGCTGCCAATGGTTTTCAATGTGCGCTGGATTAATACTGGAGAGGGCCATTTGACCATAGCTCCCTCTCCAGTCTCCTATGTTCCCGTGTCAGGAAGTGAACTTCACGATCAGATGGATTTTCTGGAAAGAACCAAGAATATGTTACATTCTATCTATAGTTTTGTTGAACAGCACTTTTTCATTAACCCTGCCTACTCAGATGTGTTCCAGCGGTATTTCCCTCCTGGAACTGACTTGCTGTCTTTGGAGCTTGCAGCTGATATCTGGCTGGTGAGGACGGATTTTGTATTTGAGTTCCCTCGGCCCACCATGCCCAACGTGGTCTACATAGGGGGGTTCCAGTGCACAAAGTCTGGTCCTCTTCCTGTTGAGCTGGAAGCCTTCATGCAGAGCTCTGGAGAGCATGGGGTTGTGGTCATGTCTTTGGGGTCGCTGGTGTCAGCCCTGCCTCGTGAGACTACAGAGGCCATTGCTGCTGCTTTTGCTCAGCTACCTCAAAAGGTGGTGTGGAGGTTTGTGGGTGAAAGGCCTTCATCCTTGGGGAACAACACCCTTCTGGTTAAATGGCTCCCTCAGAAAGACCTCCTGGGACACCCCAAGACTCGTGCCTTTGTAGCCCACGGAGGCACCAACGGCATGTATGAGGCCATTTACCATGGTGTTCCCGTTCTGGGCCTGCCACTCCTCTTTGACCAGTTTGACAACCTACTTCGGCTAAAGGAACGTGGGGCAGCTCGGGTAATGGAGGCCAACTCACTCACCAAAGAAGACTTCCTGGAGGCTCTAAAGGACATCCTGGAGACTCCCTCGTACCGTAACAACATACAGCGTCTCTCACAGTTACACCACGATCAGCCAATGTCTCCTATGGACACCGCCATCTTTTGGATTGAGTACGTCATCCGGAACAAAGGAGCAGCCCATTTGCAATCAGCAGGTTTTAGTCTGCCTTGGTACTCCTACTTCTGCCTGGATGTGGCTGTTTTAATTATGGCCCTCACTGGAGCCTTTGTCTGGGCTTCAGTCTTAGTCTGTAAGGTTATCTGCTGCCGAAGTTCTCGGAGAAAGAGCAAAGCTGAGTAA
- the LOC116042332 gene encoding UDP-glucuronosyltransferase 2B15-like: protein MSSMMISIFLTGLCFLFLGPTCCSGSRILVVPVDGSHWINMEVILRKLHSRGHIMTVLRSDKSWYIPSNSSIFTSINVTMLEDETADINYYNKMLLDVMECRRLPTFMRTFYQQYLITSLLAKGHGIMARSVATMLDDPVFMKKMQDSKFDLILTDPALPIGVVLGSYLKLPMVFNVRWINTGEGHLTIAPSPVSYVPVSGSELHDQMDFLERTKNMLHSIYSFVEQHFFINPAYSDVFQRYFPPGTDLLSLQLAADIWLVRTDFVFEFPRPTMPNVVYIGGFQCTKSGPLPVELEAFMQSSGEHGVVVMSLGSLVSALPRETTEAIAAAFAQLPQKVVWRFVGERPSSLGNNTLLVKWLPQKDLLGHPKTRAFVAHGGTNGMYEAIYHGVPVLGLPLLFDQFDNLLRLKERGAGRVMEANSLTKEDFLEALKDILETPAYRNNIQRLSQLHHDQPMSPMDTAIFWIEYVIRNKGAAHLQSAGFSLPWYSYFCLDVAVLIMALTGAFVWASVLVCKVICCRSSRRKSKAE from the coding sequence ATGTCCAGCATGATGATCTCTATATTTCTGACAGGGCTCTGCTTCCTGTTTCTCGGGCCCACTTGTTGCAGTGGCAGCAGGATCCTAGTAGTGCCCGTTGATGGCAGCCACTGGATCAACATGGAGGTGATCCTCCGAAAGCTGCACTCCAGAGGCCACATCATGACTGTGCTGCGCTCTGACAAGAGCTGGTACATCCCTAGTAACTCTTCCATTTTTACTTCTATTAATGTGACCATGCTGGAGGATGAGACGGCGGACATTAACTACTACAATAAAATGCTACTAGATGTTATGGAATGCCGTAGGTTGCCGACGTTTATGCGCACCTTCTATCAACAGTACTTAATCACATCCCTGTTGGCAAAGGGCCATGGGATCATGGCCAGATCAGTTGCTACAATGTTAGATGACCctgtttttatgaaaaaaatgcaAGACTCTAAGTTTGACTTAATATTAACGGACCCTGCTCTGCCTATAGGTGTTGTTTTGGGTAGTTACCTTAAGCTGCCAATGGTTTTCAATGTGCGCTGGATTAATACTGGAGAGGGCCATTTGACCATAGCTCCCTCTCCAGTCTCCTATGTTCCCGTGTCAGGAAGTGAACTTCACGATCAGATGGATTTTCTGGAAAGAACCAAGAATATGTTACATTCTATCTATAGTTTTGTTGAACAGCACTTTTTCATTAACCCTGCCTACTCAGATGTGTTCCAGCGGTATTTCCCTCCTGGAACTGACTTGCTGTCTTTGCAGCTTGCAGCTGATATCTGGCTGGTGAGGACGGATTTTGTCTTTGAGTTCCCTCGGCCCACCATgcccaatgtggtctacataggGGGGTTCCAGTGCACAAAGTCTGGTCCTCTTCCTGTTGAGCTGGAAGCCTTCATGCAGAGCTCTGGAGAGCATGGGGTTGTGGTCATGTCTTTGGGGTCGCTGGTGTCAGCCCTGCCTCGTGAGACTACAGAGGCCATTGCTGCTGCTTTTGCTCAGCTACCTCAAAAGGTGGTGTGGAGGTTTGTGGGTGAAAGGCCTTCATCCTTGGGGAACAACACCCTTCTGGTTAAATGGCTCCCTCAGAAAGACCTCCTGGGACACCCCAAGACTCGTGCCTTTGTAGCCCACGGAGGCACCAACGGCATGTATGAGGCCATTTACCATGGTGTTCCTGTTCTGGGCCTGCCACTCCTCTTTGACCAGTTTGACAACCTACTTCGGCTAAAGGAACGTGGGGCAGGTCGGGTAATGGAGGCCAACTCACTCACCAAAGAAGACTTCCTGGAGGCTCTAAAGGACATCCTGGAGACTCCCGCGTACCGTAACAACATACAGCGTCTCTCACAGTTACACCACGATCAGCCAATGTCTCCTATGGACACCGCCATCTTTTGGATTGAGTACGTCATCCGGAACAAAGGAGCAGCCCATTTGCAATCAGCAGGTTTTAGTCTGCCTTGGTACTCCTACTTCTGCCTGGATGTGGCTGTTTTAATTATGGCCCTCACTGGAGCCTTTGTCTGGGCTTCAGTCTTAGTCTGTAAGGTTATCTGCTGCCGAAGTTCTCGGAGAAAGAGCAAAGCTGAGTAA